Proteins encoded together in one Mastacembelus armatus chromosome 15, fMasArm1.2, whole genome shotgun sequence window:
- the il22ra2 gene encoding interleukin-22 receptor subunit alpha-2, with translation MTCPLLGAVLLGTLGVCVTAQVPEMLTPPVQVRFDSVDYRTFLYWTPPTNSTSLQYYIQWKIYGESEWLDVDGCQGIQKHQCDLSTVTSDLREWYYARVHAVSPPSSKSAWAISPRFSPRWDSKISPPALKLNITEQGIVVRVKPPRVLVRKIHSNLHYRIYLIHNSGEEKVYEMDCCFNKLSLKELDHKTKYCLQAQTMIPLQAKSSARSSLKCVNMH, from the exons ATGACCTGTCCGCTGCTTGGAGCTGTGCTGCTGGGAACCCTGGGCGTCTGTGTCACAGCACAAG TTCCAGAGATGCTCACTCCGCCTGTCCAGGTGAGGTTTGACTCTGTGGACTACAGAACCTTTCTGTACTGGACTCCACCCACCAACAGCACCTCACTGCAGTACTACATCCAGTGGAAGAT CTACGGTGAGTCGGAGTGGTTGGATGTGGACGGCTGTCAGGGGATTCAGAAGCATCAGTGTGACCTCAgcactgtgacctctgacctcagagAGTGGTATTACGCCAGAGTGCACGCTGTCTCCCCACCCTCCAGCAAATCAGCCTGGGCCATCTCCCCCAGATTCAGTCCACGCTGGGACT CCAAAATCAGCCCACCTGCACTGAAGCTCAACATCACGGAGCAAGGGATTGTGGTCCGCGTGAAGCCCCCACGGGTGCTCGTCCGGAAGATACACAGCAATCTGCACTACAGGATCTACCTCATACACAACAGTGGAGAAGag AAGGTCTATGAGATGGACTGCTGCTTTAACAAGCTGTCTCTGAAAGAGCTGGACCACAAGACAAAGTACTGTCTCCAAGCCCAGACCATGATCCCCCTTCAGGCCAAGAGCAGTGCTCGTAGCTCTCTGAAATGTGTCAACATGCACTGA